Proteins encoded within one genomic window of Mesobacillus subterraneus:
- the deoC gene encoding deoxyribose-phosphate aldolase — MTKDLARMIDHTLLKATATEAEIVKLAEEAKEYKFASVCVNPTWVKKAAEILKDAEGVEVCTVIGFPLGASTSEVKAFETKDAIENGATEVDMVINIGALKDKKYDVVENDIKAVVDAAKGKALTKVIIETCLLTDEEKEMACKLSVNAGADFVKTSTGFSTGGATVEDIALMRKTVGPDLGVKASGGVRSLEDAQNMIEAGATRIGASSGVAIVNGLTSESSY, encoded by the coding sequence ATGACTAAAGATTTGGCAAGAATGATCGACCACACATTACTTAAAGCGACTGCAACCGAAGCGGAGATTGTAAAGCTGGCTGAGGAAGCAAAAGAATATAAATTTGCTTCTGTTTGCGTTAACCCAACATGGGTTAAGAAAGCTGCTGAAATTCTTAAGGATGCTGAAGGTGTAGAAGTTTGTACAGTAATCGGCTTCCCTCTAGGAGCTTCTACTTCTGAAGTAAAAGCTTTCGAAACAAAGGATGCAATCGAAAATGGTGCTACTGAAGTGGACATGGTCATCAACATCGGCGCATTAAAAGATAAAAAGTACGATGTAGTTGAAAATGATATCAAGGCTGTAGTTGACGCTGCAAAAGGCAAAGCTTTGACTAAAGTCATCATTGAGACTTGCCTTCTTACTGACGAGGAAAAAGAAATGGCATGCAAGCTTTCTGTTAATGCTGGAGCAGATTTCGTAAAGACTTCAACTGGTTTCTCAACAGGTGGAGCAACTGTGGAAGACATCGCCCTCATGAGAAAAACCGTTGGCCCTGATCTTGGCGTTAAAGCTTCAGGTGGAGTCAGAAGCCTTGAAGATGCACAAAACATGATTGAAGCTGGCGCAACTAGAATTGGTGCAAGCTCTGGCGTGGCAATCGTAAACGGCCTGACTTCTGAGTCTTCATACTAA
- the queF gene encoding preQ(1) synthase, translating into MAGRKDEELKDITLLGNQGTKYLFEYSPEILETFENKHPNRDYFVKFNTPEFTSLCPITGQPDFASIYISYIPDKLMVESKSLKLYLFSFRNHGDFHEDCMNIIMNDLIKLMDPRYIEVWGKFTPRGGISIDPYTNYGKPGTKYEEMADYRMMNHDMYPEKVDNR; encoded by the coding sequence ATGGCTGGAAGAAAAGATGAGGAATTGAAAGATATAACATTGCTTGGCAATCAGGGGACGAAATACTTATTTGAATACAGTCCTGAAATCCTTGAAACGTTTGAAAATAAACATCCAAACCGGGATTACTTCGTGAAATTCAACACACCAGAATTCACAAGTCTTTGCCCGATTACAGGACAGCCTGACTTTGCGTCCATTTATATCAGCTACATCCCAGACAAGTTGATGGTCGAAAGCAAGTCGCTGAAGCTTTATCTTTTCAGCTTCAGGAACCATGGTGACTTCCATGAAGATTGCATGAACATCATCATGAACGATTTGATTAAGCTGATGGATCCAAGATATATTGAGGTTTGGGGCAAATTCACACCAAGAGGCGGAATCTCAATCGATCCTTACACCAACTACGGCAAGCCTGGTACTAAGTACGAAGAAATGGCTGATTACCGGATGATGAACCATGATATGTATCCGGAAAAAGTGGATAATCGCTAA